The following are encoded in a window of Mycoplasmopsis verecunda genomic DNA:
- a CDS encoding IS3 family transposase: MQVASIPKSTYEYQVNAIHKMEEKLKELYAVMNEIFTNSNQTYGYRRMQIELKNRGYFFNRKKVRKLMKRFGFKVEQKSKRKYSSYKGEIGKVAENLINRNFLSSLPLQKLYTDITEFKLKTDVKLYFSAIVDGFNSEIVSWAISTSPNLQLIKNTLEPLLPKLKGMKVSIMHSIKVDIININTLSRHWKKHNITQSMSRKGNSPDNGLVESCLALSKTEFFYPNRKRFDSIEQFISELNGYIWYYNNKRIKLRLKSSPVD; encoded by the coding sequence TTGCAAGTTGCTTCTATACCTAAATCAACATATGAATACCAAGTAAATGCTATTCATAAAATGGAAGAAAAGCTAAAAGAACTATATGCTGTTATGAATGAAATTTTTACAAATTCAAATCAAACATATGGTTACAGAAGAATGCAAATAGAACTTAAAAATCGCGGTTATTTCTTTAATCGTAAGAAAGTAAGAAAGCTTATGAAAAGATTTGGATTTAAAGTAGAACAAAAATCAAAACGCAAATATAGTTCATACAAAGGCGAGATAGGAAAAGTTGCAGAAAATCTAATAAACAGAAACTTCTTATCAAGTCTTCCTCTACAAAAACTTTATACAGATATTACTGAATTTAAGTTAAAAACAGATGTTAAACTATATTTTTCAGCTATAGTTGACGGCTTCAATTCTGAAATTGTTTCTTGAGCTATTTCTACAAGTCCAAACCTACAACTTATTAAAAATACATTAGAACCTTTATTACCTAAATTAAAAGGTATGAAAGTAAGTATAATGCATTCAATTAAGGTTGACATTATCAACATAAATACTTTATCGAGACATTGAAAAAAACACAATATAACACAAAGTATGTCTAGAAAAGGTAATAGTCCAGACAATGGATTAGTCGAATCTTGTTTGGCGTTATCAAAAACTGAATTCTTTTATCCAAATAGAAAACGTTTTGATTCAATAGAACAATTCATTAGTGAACTAAACGGATATATTTGATATTACAACAACAAAAGAATCAAGTTGAGACTAAAAAGTAGTCCAGTTGATTAA
- a CDS encoding phosphoglycerate kinase, whose product MKKTIDDLELKGKKVLVRVDFNVPVQNGVITSTKRITSALPTINKIIKEGGKVILFSHLGRVKSEADLASKTLRPVAIELANELGKAVTFVPETRGELLEKTIAKMQNGDVVLVENTRYEDLNDKAESKNNPELGAYWASLGDVFINDAFGTAHRAHASNVGIASNIKESALGYLMQKEVESLNKVIENPEHPYVAIIGGAKVSDKIQVLENLAKIADKMIIGGAMAYTFMVARGETTGTSLVETDYIPLAKEFLSKYGDKVILPVDHACAKEFADVTPEIQEGSIKDGYMSLDLGPKSIQNIKDALKGAKTVVWNGPMGVAEFVNFEKGTLGVCEAIAKLKGAYTLVGGGDSVAAVEKLGMEDKFTHVSTGGGASLELLQGLKLPGVESVQDK is encoded by the coding sequence ATGAAAAAAACAATCGATGACCTTGAATTAAAAGGTAAAAAAGTTTTAGTTAGAGTTGACTTTAATGTTCCGGTACAAAATGGTGTTATAACATCTACAAAGAGAATTACATCAGCTTTACCTACAATTAATAAAATTATTAAAGAAGGCGGAAAAGTAATTTTATTCTCACACCTTGGTAGAGTTAAATCAGAAGCAGATTTAGCGTCTAAAACCTTACGTCCAGTCGCTATTGAATTAGCAAATGAATTAGGTAAAGCAGTAACTTTTGTTCCTGAAACAAGAGGAGAACTACTTGAAAAAACTATTGCTAAAATGCAAAACGGTGATGTTGTTCTTGTAGAAAACACACGTTATGAAGATTTAAATGACAAAGCTGAATCAAAAAACAATCCTGAATTAGGTGCATATTGAGCTTCATTAGGTGATGTATTTATTAATGATGCATTTGGTACAGCACATAGAGCTCATGCTTCAAATGTTGGTATTGCTTCAAATATTAAAGAATCAGCATTAGGTTACTTAATGCAAAAAGAAGTTGAATCACTTAACAAAGTTATTGAAAATCCTGAGCACCCATATGTTGCTATTATTGGTGGAGCTAAAGTTTCAGATAAGATTCAAGTACTTGAAAACTTAGCTAAAATCGCTGATAAAATGATTATCGGTGGAGCTATGGCTTACACATTTATGGTAGCTAGAGGAGAAACAACAGGAACTTCATTAGTTGAAACTGACTATATTCCATTAGCAAAAGAATTCTTGTCTAAATATGGAGATAAAGTAATTTTACCAGTTGACCATGCTTGTGCAAAAGAATTTGCAGATGTAACACCTGAAATTCAAGAAGGTTCAATTAAAGATGGTTATATGTCACTTGATCTAGGGCCTAAATCAATTCAAAATATCAAAGATGCATTAAAAGGTGCAAAAACTGTAGTTTGAAATGGACCTATGGGAGTGGCTGAATTTGTTAACTTTGAAAAAGGAACTTTAGGAGTATGTGAAGCAATCGCTAAACTTAAAGGTGCTTACACATTAGTTGGTGGTGGAGATTCAGTAGCTGCTGTTGAAAAATTAGGAATGGAAGATAAATTCACTCATGTTTCAACAGGTGGTGGAGCTTCATTAGAATTACTTCAAGGATTAAAATTACCTGGTGTTGAAAGTGTACAAGATAAATAA
- a CDS encoding IS30 family transposase, translating to MDSLNDNEINKIHKDINKLREQNITHFNMEKLAIMFKNFATHETLNDISKTMNVSAKVLKQNLKLAMWDYTAEDSYKFCSNCKNRLTTIFKVSHREWVQLKMQNVQNPVQQIHENTISKWDDIVRFWRFWSKQHRIVKRKLSKGILLSDNEKKFEPLISVTTFLDYYKEQLKDKNAFIPTPQAFLLLYGLRIFKDVDFSIFILKSKEVFQNLIEINYVARRKSLKECNLRKINFGISIHLAPLTIRNREEFGHYEMDTVILNLRAKYCILTLLERKTRMLFGILTRRDADSIKESLLKLINHHNLTILSLTIDNGSENVKLNEIREIPVIYKCDTYSSWQKEA from the coding sequence ATGGATTCACTAAATGATAACGAAATAAACAAAATCCATAAGGACATAAACAAACTCAGAGAGCAAAATATAACTCATTTCAACATGGAAAAGCTAGCTATTATGTTTAAAAATTTCGCAACACATGAAACACTGAATGATATTTCAAAAACAATGAACGTATCAGCTAAAGTTCTCAAGCAAAATTTAAAACTAGCTATGTGAGATTACACAGCAGAAGACTCATACAAATTTTGCAGTAATTGTAAAAATAGACTAACAACAATTTTTAAAGTTTCACATCGTGAATGAGTTCAGCTCAAAATGCAAAATGTTCAAAATCCAGTTCAACAAATTCATGAAAACACAATTTCAAAATGAGATGATATTGTTCGCTTCTGAAGGTTTTGAAGTAAACAACACAGAATCGTTAAGAGAAAATTATCTAAAGGTATTTTACTTTCAGATAATGAAAAGAAATTTGAACCACTAATATCAGTAACGACATTCTTGGATTACTATAAAGAACAATTGAAGGATAAAAATGCTTTTATACCTACGCCACAAGCTTTTTTATTACTTTATGGATTAAGAATATTTAAAGATGTTGATTTCTCTATTTTTATTTTGAAATCAAAAGAGGTATTTCAAAATCTAATTGAGATAAACTACGTGGCAAGAAGAAAAAGCCTAAAGGAGTGCAATCTAAGAAAAATTAACTTTGGTATTTCTATTCATCTCGCACCATTAACAATTAGAAACAGAGAAGAATTTGGACATTATGAAATGGACACAGTAATTCTTAATTTAAGAGCTAAATATTGCATTCTTACCTTGCTAGAAAGAAAGACAAGAATGTTATTTGGGATATTAACTCGGCGAGATGCAGATTCAATAAAAGAATCACTTCTTAAATTGATTAATCATCACAATTTAACCATTTTATCTCTAACCATAGACAATGGTTCGGAAAATGTGAAGTTAAATGAAATAAGAGAAATTCCTGTTATTTACAAGTGCGATACATATTCATCATGACAAAAGGAAGCATAG
- a CDS encoding DUF3137 domain-containing protein, which yields MKRVADYLNFSDFKNEADEKLLPIIKDVVQKQFSTNEYSLYQKNKKIAIIVALCTILPLIITLATLIPGLMNSNGSATLSGIVFLGITVILIIVASVYNGLRLKAAHNISKSILFNINKADLHLKAINILQPKWKFLGSEYECDNPRYSYDKSTRKFQRNEYYTYRPSVVPSDAYIADISNCQTIVIDDKYPAHFSNAHWIYETQTADGRGNRTTQETHFYVTLLKIDARYLESRHRTSFMYFGSKWYNPAGMKSIKLENNDFNRLFKLQSNDEMKMRMLFTPLAMENMSNMWNRNYSSTNIRNISVSAQNDIIYMSFLSPAGFGLIDVPKFAKDPIRTTNFIYSDILKDIFSLYFLLQLVYIPNYLY from the coding sequence ATGAAAAGAGTAGCAGATTATTTAAACTTTAGCGATTTTAAAAATGAAGCTGATGAGAAATTACTACCTATCATAAAAGATGTAGTTCAGAAACAATTTAGTACTAATGAATATTCACTTTATCAAAAAAATAAAAAAATAGCTATAATTGTAGCACTTTGTACTATTTTACCTTTAATTATTACATTAGCAACTTTAATACCCGGCTTGATGAATTCTAATGGATCTGCAACATTATCTGGTATAGTATTTTTAGGTATTACCGTTATATTAATTATTGTTGCTTCAGTATATAATGGATTAAGATTAAAAGCAGCACATAATATTTCAAAATCTATTTTATTTAATATTAATAAAGCGGATTTACATCTTAAAGCTATTAATATATTACAACCAAAATGAAAATTTTTAGGTTCAGAATATGAATGCGATAATCCAAGATATTCATACGATAAGAGTACTAGAAAATTCCAAAGAAATGAATATTATACATATCGTCCAAGTGTTGTTCCATCAGATGCATACATAGCTGATATAAGCAATTGTCAAACAATTGTTATTGATGATAAATATCCAGCCCATTTTTCAAATGCGCATTGAATTTATGAAACACAAACTGCAGATGGTCGTGGAAATAGAACAACTCAAGAAACACATTTTTATGTAACCCTATTAAAAATCGACGCAAGATATTTAGAATCAAGACACCGCACAAGTTTTATGTATTTTGGAAGTAAATGGTATAACCCGGCTGGAATGAAATCAATTAAATTAGAAAATAATGATTTCAACCGATTATTTAAATTGCAAAGTAACGATGAAATGAAAATGAGAATGCTATTTACACCACTAGCTATGGAAAATATGAGTAATATGTGAAATAGAAATTACTCATCAACTAATATTAGAAATATCAGTGTGTCTGCACAAAATGATATAATTTATATGTCGTTTTTATCACCAGCAGGTTTTGGATTAATTGATGTTCCAAAATTCGCTAAAGACCCAATTAGAACTACAAATTTCATTTATAGTGATATATTAAAAGATATTTTCTCATTATACTTTTTATTACAATTAGTTTATATTCCTAACTACTTATATTAG
- a CDS encoding IS3 family transposase: MLIINNIEITDQQIKRCKYAIELLENCSLSYEKFINVFKLITNCTISKQNLYQVIVKIKQYNLNTMYNKIETVKFAKDNRGRKRKNNKVNWDKVSKEDMIQILEIWQKYGEITKEIPTDILKKIKEMKSCKKEVAKAFNMSKSTFYNLMNKEKPSEKEIQYAEEIKTLHNKYNQTYGRARIAIMLLKEYNITLSSRTVGRKLNKLNLFCKVRQKTRVRELKNTNFDAKDSVKRDYNDVNGRNIVATDVTYIPAPFDLKKYFNHIFLSIAIEHRTKRIINYNISTRNDNDLVISHIKDIKFNTSWIIHSDHGYQYTSNLYNEIIAQNNGIVSMSRVGNSLDNREAEYFFSILKSECLKFVNFNNITFDELKSIIDTFIQFYNSERIQSNLGWLSPNQYANLIA, from the coding sequence ATGTTAATAATCAATAATATTGAAATTACTGATCAACAAATTAAGAGATGTAAATATGCAATTGAACTTTTAGAAAATTGTTCATTGTCATATGAGAAATTTATAAATGTATTTAAATTAATAACAAATTGCACCATAAGTAAGCAAAACTTATATCAAGTAATTGTTAAAATAAAACAATATAATTTAAATACTATGTATAATAAAATTGAAACTGTAAAATTTGCAAAAGATAATCGCGGAAGAAAAAGAAAAAATAATAAAGTAAACTGAGATAAAGTATCTAAAGAAGATATGATTCAAATATTAGAAATCTGACAAAAATACGGTGAAATAACAAAAGAAATTCCTACAGATATATTAAAGAAAATCAAAGAAATGAAATCATGTAAGAAAGAAGTTGCTAAAGCTTTTAATATGTCTAAAAGTACATTTTATAATCTTATGAATAAAGAAAAGCCATCTGAAAAAGAAATCCAATATGCTGAGGAAATCAAGACTTTACATAATAAATATAATCAAACATATGGCAGAGCTAGAATAGCTATTATGCTATTGAAAGAATATAATATAACTCTATCTAGTAGAACTGTTGGTAGAAAATTGAATAAGTTAAATTTATTTTGCAAAGTAAGACAAAAGACTAGAGTTAGAGAACTTAAAAATACAAACTTTGATGCTAAAGATTCAGTTAAAAGGGATTATAACGATGTTAATGGAAGAAATATTGTGGCTACTGATGTAACTTATATTCCAGCACCATTTGATTTGAAGAAATATTTCAATCATATATTTTTATCTATAGCTATTGAGCACAGAACAAAACGAATTATAAATTACAATATTTCAACGAGAAATGATAATGACTTAGTGATATCACATATAAAAGATATTAAATTCAATACAAGTTGAATTATTCATTCGGATCATGGTTATCAATATACATCAAATTTATATAATGAAATAATAGCTCAAAATAACGGTATTGTTTCAATGAGTAGAGTTGGTAATTCATTAGATAATAGAGAAGCAGAATATTTCTTTTCGATATTAAAATCAGAATGTTTGAAATTTGTAAATTTTAACAACATAACATTTGATGAATTAAAATCAATTATTGACACATTCATTCAATTTTATAATAGCGAAAGAATTCAATCTAACTTAGGTTGATTATCACCTAACCAATATGCAAATTTAATTGCATAA